From the Streptomyces pluripotens genome, one window contains:
- a CDS encoding DUF742 domain-containing protein — MAAAGDGPWLDDAAGRLVRPFTVSNGRTEPSIALDLMSQVMATGVTPLGYLGPEHAQALDLCRGPVSVAEIAAQLKLPVAVTKVLLSDLVDCGALTTKPPVFHHTPTDRSLLEAVLDGLRRQL; from the coding sequence GTGGCCGCAGCCGGTGACGGGCCCTGGCTGGACGATGCGGCCGGACGGCTGGTACGGCCGTTCACGGTCAGCAACGGCCGTACCGAGCCGAGCATCGCTCTCGACCTGATGTCGCAGGTCATGGCCACCGGCGTGACCCCGCTCGGCTACCTCGGACCGGAGCACGCGCAGGCATTGGACCTGTGCCGTGGTCCCGTCTCGGTCGCCGAGATCGCCGCCCAGCTGAAACTGCCCGTGGCGGTCACCAAGGTGCTGCTTTCGGACCTAGTCGACTGCGGTGCGCTGACCACCAAGCCGCCCGTCTTCCACCACACACCCACTGACCGGTCTCTGCTGGAGGCAGTGCTCGATGGACTACGACGACAGCTCTGA
- a CDS encoding GTP-binding protein: MDYDDSSDPFPTALKILVAGGFGVGKTTFVGAVSEIAPLSTEELLTTVSAATDSLEGIENKAETTVAMDFGRITLDPEHVLYLFGTPGQERFWFMWDELSEGALGAVILADTRRLQDCFAAVDFFEERGLAFIVAVNEFDGAYRYDPEEVRAAIDLSPEVPVVRCDARISSSGVQTLLTLVRHLLAHAPATAPSHGAHM; the protein is encoded by the coding sequence ATGGACTACGACGACAGCTCTGACCCGTTCCCCACTGCGCTCAAGATCCTGGTGGCGGGTGGGTTCGGGGTCGGCAAGACGACCTTCGTGGGAGCGGTCAGTGAGATCGCCCCGCTCAGCACGGAGGAGTTGCTCACCACGGTCAGTGCCGCGACGGACAGCCTCGAAGGCATCGAGAACAAGGCCGAGACGACGGTGGCCATGGACTTCGGCCGGATCACCCTCGATCCGGAGCACGTGCTGTACCTGTTCGGCACACCGGGGCAGGAGCGGTTCTGGTTCATGTGGGACGAACTGTCCGAGGGAGCACTCGGCGCGGTGATCCTCGCCGACACCCGCCGGCTGCAGGACTGCTTCGCCGCCGTGGACTTCTTCGAGGAGCGCGGTCTCGCCTTCATCGTCGCCGTCAACGAGTTCGACGGCGCCTACCGCTATGACCCCGAGGAGGTACGGGCCGCCATCGACCTGAGCCCGGAGGTCCCCGTGGTCCGCTGCGACGCCCGGATCTCCAGCTCCGGCGTCCAGACCCTGCTCACCCTCGTACGCCACCTCCTGGCCCACGCCCCGGCGACCGCACCCAGCCATGGCGCGCATATGTGA
- the tdh gene encoding L-threonine 3-dehydrogenase: protein MKALVKEKAEPGLWLMDVPEPAIGPGDVLIKVMRTGICGTDLHIRAWDGWAQQAISTPLVVGHEFVGQVVEVGPDVTDIRVGDRVSGEGHLVCGKCRNCLAGRRHLCRATVGLGVGRDGAFAEYVALPASNVWVHRVPVDLDIAAIFDPFGNAVHTALSFPLVGEDVLVTGAGPIGLMAAAVARHAGARNVAITDVSEERLELARKIGVSLALNVAESTIADGQRELGLREGFDIGLEMSGRPEAMRDMIANMTHGGRIAMLGLPAQEFPVDWARIVTSMITIKGIYGREMFETWYAMSVLLEGGLDLAPVITGRYGYRDFEAAFADAAAGTGGKIILDWTA from the coding sequence TTGAAGGCGCTGGTCAAGGAGAAGGCAGAGCCGGGGCTCTGGTTGATGGATGTCCCGGAGCCGGCCATCGGGCCCGGCGACGTGCTGATCAAGGTCATGCGAACCGGTATCTGCGGAACCGACCTGCACATCCGGGCCTGGGACGGTTGGGCCCAGCAAGCGATCAGCACCCCGCTCGTCGTCGGCCACGAGTTCGTCGGGCAGGTCGTGGAGGTCGGACCGGACGTGACCGACATCCGCGTAGGCGACCGGGTCAGCGGTGAGGGCCACCTCGTGTGCGGCAAGTGCCGCAACTGCCTGGCCGGCCGCCGGCACCTGTGCCGGGCCACCGTCGGCCTCGGTGTCGGCCGTGACGGCGCCTTCGCCGAGTACGTCGCCTTGCCCGCGAGCAACGTCTGGGTGCACCGCGTCCCCGTCGACCTCGACATCGCCGCGATCTTCGACCCGTTCGGCAACGCCGTGCACACCGCGCTGTCCTTCCCGCTGGTCGGCGAGGACGTCCTGGTCACCGGCGCCGGACCGATCGGCCTGATGGCCGCCGCCGTGGCCCGGCACGCGGGCGCCCGCAACGTCGCCATCACGGACGTCAGCGAGGAACGCCTGGAGTTGGCCCGCAAGATCGGTGTGAGCCTCGCCCTGAACGTCGCCGAGTCCACCATCGCCGACGGACAGCGGGAGCTGGGGCTGCGCGAGGGCTTCGACATCGGCCTGGAGATGTCCGGCCGTCCCGAGGCCATGCGGGACATGATCGCCAACATGACGCACGGCGGCCGAATTGCCATGCTCGGCCTGCCGGCGCAGGAGTTCCCGGTCGACTGGGCGCGGATCGTCACCTCGATGATCACCATCAAGGGCATCTACGGCCGAGAGATGTTCGAGACCTGGTACGCGATGTCGGTGCTGCTGGAGGGGGGTCTCGACCTCGCCCCCGTGATTACCGGCAGGTACGGCTACCGCGACTTCGAGGCGGCCTTCGCCGACGCCGCTGCCGGCACCGGCGGCAAGATCATCCTCGACTGGACCGCGTGA
- a CDS encoding LysR family transcriptional regulator, producing the protein MIEARRLHILRAVADHRTVTAAAAALYLTPSAVSQQLTALEQETGHRLVERSARGVRLTPAGEILLSHTNAVLAQLERAEAELAAYGSGEAGEVTVAAFATGIAQVVAPALVRLAGTAPGIHIRVQDAEGDASLPMVLDRQVDVAVAVEYRGAPSADDPRLTHVPLYAEPFDAVVPVGHRLADTAEVPLAELAKDPWISPYPGNPCHDVVVLACESAGFQPRLEHSSDDFRAVVALASADAGVALVPRSALRGMDLRGVVVRPVDGVAPTRRVFAAVRRGAEEHPLIHPVLQALGEAART; encoded by the coding sequence ATGATCGAGGCACGGCGGCTCCACATCCTCCGTGCGGTGGCCGACCACCGCACCGTGACCGCGGCAGCCGCCGCCCTCTACCTCACCCCCTCGGCGGTTTCCCAGCAGTTGACGGCCCTGGAGCAGGAGACCGGTCACCGCCTGGTCGAACGCAGTGCCAGGGGCGTACGGCTCACCCCTGCCGGTGAGATCCTGCTCAGCCACACCAACGCGGTCCTCGCCCAGTTGGAGCGGGCCGAGGCCGAGCTGGCGGCTTACGGCTCGGGCGAGGCGGGCGAGGTCACCGTGGCGGCGTTCGCAACCGGAATCGCCCAGGTCGTGGCCCCGGCGCTGGTCCGGCTCGCTGGTACCGCGCCCGGGATCCACATCCGTGTCCAGGACGCCGAAGGGGACGCCAGCCTGCCCATGGTCCTGGACCGACAGGTCGATGTGGCGGTCGCCGTTGAGTACCGGGGCGCCCCCTCCGCCGACGACCCCCGGCTCACCCACGTCCCCCTCTACGCCGAGCCGTTCGACGCCGTCGTCCCGGTCGGTCACCGCCTCGCGGACACCGCCGAGGTCCCCCTCGCCGAACTGGCCAAGGACCCGTGGATCAGTCCGTACCCCGGCAACCCCTGCCACGACGTGGTAGTCCTCGCCTGCGAGAGCGCCGGTTTCCAACCCCGCCTGGAGCATTCCTCCGACGACTTCCGTGCCGTCGTCGCCCTCGCCTCGGCCGACGCGGGCGTGGCTCTGGTCCCGCGGTCCGCCCTGCGCGGCATGGACCTCAGGGGCGTGGTGGTCCGCCCCGTCGACGGCGTGGCCCCGACCCGCCGCGTTTTCGCCGCCGTACGCCGGGGGGCGGAGGAGCACCCGCTGATCCACCCGGTGCTGCAGGCGTTGGGCGAGGCGGCGCGGACGTGA
- a CDS encoding glycine C-acetyltransferase, with translation MFDTVRDDLRATLDEIRTAGLHKPERVIDTPQSATVNVSAGGRPGQVLNFCANNYLGLADHPEVIAAAHQALDRWGYGMASVRFICGTQEVHKELEARLSAFLGQEDTILYSSCFDANGGVFETLLGEQDAVISDALNHASIIDGIRLSKARRFRYANRDLAELEARLKEAQDARRRLIVTDGVFSMDGYVAPLAEICDLADRYDAMVMVDDSHAVGFTGPTGRGTPELHGVMDRVDIVTGTLGKALGGASGGYVAARAEIVALLRQRSRPYLFSNTLAPVIAAASLKVLDLLESADDLRVRLAENTALFRRRMTEKGFDILPGDHPIAPVMIGDAAKAARMAELLLERGVYVIGFSYPVVPQGQARIRVQLSAAHSTDDVNRAVDAFVAARTQLAT, from the coding sequence ATGTTCGACACCGTCCGTGACGACCTGCGCGCCACCCTCGACGAGATCCGCACGGCAGGCCTGCACAAGCCCGAGCGAGTCATCGACACCCCGCAGTCCGCGACCGTCAACGTCAGCGCCGGCGGCCGCCCCGGCCAGGTCCTCAACTTCTGCGCCAACAACTACCTCGGCCTCGCCGACCACCCCGAGGTGATCGCCGCCGCCCACCAGGCCCTGGACCGGTGGGGCTACGGCATGGCCTCCGTCCGCTTCATTTGCGGCACCCAGGAGGTGCACAAGGAGCTGGAGGCCCGGCTGTCGGCGTTCCTCGGCCAGGAGGACACGATCCTCTACTCCTCCTGCTTCGACGCCAACGGCGGTGTCTTCGAGACCCTGCTCGGCGAGCAGGACGCGGTGATCTCCGACGCTCTCAACCACGCCTCCATCATCGACGGCATCCGCCTGTCCAAGGCCCGCCGCTTCCGCTACGCGAACCGCGACCTCGCGGAGCTGGAGGCCAGGCTCAAGGAAGCGCAGGACGCTCGCCGCCGCCTGATCGTCACCGACGGCGTCTTCTCCATGGACGGCTACGTCGCCCCGCTCGCTGAGATCTGTGACCTCGCCGACCGCTACGACGCCATGGTGATGGTCGACGACTCGCACGCCGTCGGCTTCACCGGTCCCACCGGCCGCGGCACCCCCGAACTGCACGGGGTCATGGACCGTGTCGACATCGTCACGGGCACCCTCGGCAAGGCCCTCGGCGGCGCCTCGGGTGGGTATGTGGCGGCCCGTGCGGAGATCGTCGCCCTGCTGCGCCAGCGCTCCCGCCCCTATCTGTTCTCCAACACCCTGGCCCCGGTGATCGCCGCTGCCTCCCTGAAGGTCCTCGACCTGCTGGAGTCGGCCGACGACTTGCGCGTCCGGCTCGCCGAGAACACCGCCCTGTTCCGCCGCCGCATGACCGAGAAGGGCTTCGACATCCTCCCTGGCGACCACCCCATCGCCCCCGTGATGATCGGCGACGCGGCCAAGGCGGCCCGGATGGCCGAGCTGCTCCTGGAACGCGGTGTGTACGTGATCGGTTTCTCCTACCCTGTGGTCCCACAGGGGCAGGCCCGCATCCGCGTTCAGCTGTCCGCCGCGCACTCCACGGACGACGTCAACCGCGCGGTCGACGCCTTCGTCGCGGCCCGGACACAGCTGGCGACCTGA
- a CDS encoding ATP-binding protein, whose translation MSHLRAPAARADRREGGRHGRPVARPAPALPETHIRPQLMRLAVLPPLAVALSATAAVLISVRSAGAHTGPTLWAVLAGAVTVTVAGILIAAVAADRAARSVSDRVDALRRTAARGEAELHALVDALRQGETPPQRHSRRRLPDSADDFELLAADLARAHDGAVTAVVRAAQLSSQAGSEQKLEVFVNLARRLQSLVHREISILDELENEFEDPGLLKGLFHVDHLATRIRRHAENLAVLGGAVSRRQWSNPVNMTEVLRSAIAEVEQYSRVKLAPPIDGELRGHAVADVIHLLAELVENATVFSAPHTQVLLRANLVTSGLAVEVEDRGLGMPAAEQHRMNTLLTDPDQVNVASLLADGRIGLYVVSQLARRHGITVRLQTNIYGGVQAVLVIPEALLGSAPGASGGAEEGAETEQDPAGTGASRQVQEAQPPVPPPVRVTEDQPEADEPARSQLQPQRPAGSASPPPTGGGAADGAGAGAGAGAGAGPGSAPVGGRRRHAQRGPVRRGAEGSSGRHAAEGGSGRDSDVDVEGARKAGAPAPLPVRGARGARPTPAEAVPGVNAQDRQVVENHAGIAPTPRAGSVCSTEDKPQLPRRRALEHIVPELRGGPAPRQGGDSVAVHDPGLMAAFQRGIGLAEAQQHMEAVYEEPPSGEPMYGASTYAEPQHMGPAHTASPHAAPAYLGSADMTSSPMPSLHSAASHADAVHMDAAHTGGGHLQFPAPESTEPAHARSGHGGTDQAAPGFTDPSYGASEHSGSGHMAPDHLRPDHAASEHTTSEHTVPDNTVPGHITPSPILQARAHGPASEGNRGTSRTDGSAPAG comes from the coding sequence CCCCACCCTGTGGGCCGTGCTCGCCGGAGCGGTCACCGTGACCGTCGCCGGCATCCTCATCGCCGCCGTGGCCGCCGACCGCGCCGCTCGCTCGGTGTCCGACCGGGTGGACGCGCTGCGCCGCACCGCAGCGCGCGGTGAGGCCGAGCTGCACGCCCTGGTCGATGCGTTGCGTCAAGGAGAAACCCCGCCGCAGCGCCACTCACGCCGCCGACTGCCCGACAGTGCCGACGACTTCGAACTGCTCGCCGCGGACCTGGCCCGGGCGCACGACGGCGCCGTCACCGCCGTCGTGCGCGCTGCCCAGCTCTCCAGCCAGGCGGGCAGCGAGCAGAAGCTCGAGGTGTTCGTCAACCTCGCGCGTCGACTCCAGTCCCTGGTGCACCGGGAGATCTCGATCCTCGACGAGCTGGAGAACGAGTTCGAGGACCCTGGTCTGCTCAAGGGCCTGTTCCACGTAGACCACCTGGCCACCCGCATCCGGCGGCACGCCGAGAACCTCGCCGTGCTCGGCGGCGCCGTCTCCCGGCGCCAGTGGAGCAACCCGGTGAACATGACCGAGGTGCTGCGTTCCGCCATCGCCGAGGTCGAGCAGTACTCCCGGGTCAAGCTGGCGCCGCCGATCGACGGCGAACTGCGCGGTCACGCCGTCGCCGACGTCATTCATCTGCTCGCCGAACTCGTCGAGAACGCAACCGTGTTCTCCGCCCCGCACACTCAGGTGCTGCTCCGCGCCAACCTCGTCACCTCCGGACTCGCCGTGGAGGTCGAGGACCGTGGGCTCGGTATGCCTGCCGCCGAGCAGCACCGGATGAACACCCTGCTCACCGACCCCGACCAGGTGAACGTCGCCAGCCTGCTGGCCGATGGCCGCATCGGTCTCTACGTGGTCTCCCAGCTCGCCCGCCGGCACGGCATCACGGTGCGGCTGCAGACCAACATCTACGGCGGCGTGCAGGCCGTACTCGTCATTCCGGAGGCTTTGTTGGGCTCTGCGCCCGGCGCTTCCGGAGGGGCTGAGGAAGGGGCCGAGACGGAACAAGACCCGGCTGGGACCGGTGCGTCACGGCAAGTGCAGGAGGCGCAGCCGCCGGTACCGCCCCCCGTTCGGGTCACCGAGGACCAGCCGGAAGCCGATGAACCCGCCCGGTCCCAGCTGCAACCCCAACGCCCGGCAGGATCCGCGTCCCCTCCCCCGACCGGGGGCGGAGCGGCGGACGGGGCGGGGGCCGGGGCGGGGGCCGGGGCGGGGGCTGGTCCCGGATCGGCTCCAGTGGGTGGGCGAAGGCGGCACGCCCAGCGCGGGCCCGTCCGACGGGGTGCCGAGGGCAGTTCCGGGCGGCACGCCGCCGAAGGCGGCTCCGGGCGGGACAGCGACGTAGACGTTGAGGGGGCGCGCAAGGCAGGTGCTCCGGCCCCGCTGCCGGTACGGGGCGCGCGCGGGGCACGCCCCACCCCCGCGGAGGCCGTGCCCGGCGTCAACGCCCAGGACCGACAGGTGGTCGAGAACCACGCGGGCATCGCGCCCACTCCGCGTGCCGGCAGCGTATGCAGCACCGAGGACAAGCCCCAACTGCCCCGCCGACGCGCCCTGGAACACATCGTGCCGGAGCTTCGCGGCGGCCCAGCGCCCCGCCAGGGGGGCGACAGCGTTGCGGTCCATGACCCGGGCCTGATGGCTGCCTTCCAGCGCGGCATCGGACTCGCCGAGGCCCAGCAGCACATGGAGGCAGTGTACGAGGAGCCGCCCAGCGGAGAACCGATGTACGGGGCGTCGACGTACGCGGAGCCGCAGCACATGGGCCCGGCCCACACAGCCTCGCCCCACGCTGCCCCGGCGTACCTGGGGTCCGCAGACATGACCTCCTCCCCTATGCCGTCCCTGCATTCGGCGGCGTCCCACGCGGATGCCGTACACATGGATGCCGCACACACTGGGGGTGGGCATCTGCAGTTCCCCGCACCGGAGTCCACCGAACCGGCGCATGCCCGGTCCGGACACGGAGGCACAGACCAGGCGGCGCCTGGGTTCACGGACCCGAGCTACGGGGCGTCGGAGCACAGCGGTTCCGGCCACATGGCCCCCGACCACTTGCGCCCGGACCACGCGGCCTCCGAACACACGACCTCCGAGCACACGGTCCCGGACAACACAGTCCCGGGACACATCACCCCGTCCCCCATACTCCAGGCGCGCGCCCACGGGCCCGCATCCGAAGGCAACCGCGGCACCAGCCGGACGGACGGGAGCGCCCCGGCCGGCTGA
- a CDS encoding GAF domain-containing protein, whose protein sequence is MSYEPPRPVRGLLLTPEDREAPARLHRLRRLGLVDRPAPTLDVFAGDLAQLTSAPYAMVNFIGEDHQFFAGLSAPAVVPVLREDGSRPVLGRVLPRDHGFCPHVVVRRKALVLEDVRDYPRFAGNPVVDEYGMHSYLGAPLIDSSGMALGTVCAADTAPRAWGRTGLETIKALAADLVVRLERSAADGLPP, encoded by the coding sequence ATGAGCTACGAGCCGCCTCGACCAGTCCGGGGTCTGCTGCTCACCCCTGAGGACAGAGAAGCCCCCGCTCGCCTCCACCGACTGCGCCGACTCGGTCTGGTGGACCGGCCCGCTCCCACGCTCGACGTCTTCGCCGGCGACCTCGCCCAGCTCACCAGCGCGCCCTATGCCATGGTGAACTTCATCGGCGAGGACCACCAGTTCTTCGCCGGGCTGAGTGCCCCGGCCGTGGTGCCGGTGCTGCGGGAGGACGGCAGCAGACCGGTGCTGGGCCGGGTCCTGCCACGCGACCATGGTTTCTGCCCCCATGTGGTGGTCCGCCGCAAGGCTCTGGTCTTGGAGGATGTCCGCGACTACCCGCGGTTCGCGGGTAACCCAGTGGTCGACGAGTACGGCATGCACTCGTACCTCGGTGCCCCGCTCATCGACAGTTCGGGTATGGCACTCGGTACCGTGTGCGCCGCCGACACCGCACCGCGCGCCTGGGGCAGGACAGGTCTGGAGACCATCAAGGCGCTCGCGGCCGACCTCGTCGTGCGCCTCGAACGGAGCGCGGCGGACGGTCTGCCCCCGTGA
- a CDS encoding phenylacetate--CoA ligase family protein, producing the protein MPVQPLAELIRFVRRNSPFYRDLYAHLPSTTDRLAELPLVPQVDFWRANSPGDNRLLTAPLHEAVVFRSGGTTGSPKFSFYTRTEWREFTTAFGAGLVNAGLRPGHRVADLFYAGDLYASFSFVLDSLHRAPVANVRLPLGGAAPWESTAATLEEFQVQVVAGTPTTLCSLAERLVAAGRQLPHVELLFFGGECLFGDQLPQLRAAFPKARARSLGYASVDAGLLGEAVPGDDPRVHRAFTPYTVVEILDDDSDRSVADNRVPGRLVVTDLRRRLMPVLRYPAGDRAEWVDREAGVFRLLGRAEEGVRVGPVSLYTQDVHDIVTAADAAGEVTGLQLVVQRSNGRDGLVLRLATGEPGDGNSALTDAVAAAVLAQRPLYASATAAGHVNPLTVERVRHRDLAVNSRTGKLIRVVDERPCS; encoded by the coding sequence ATGCCCGTTCAACCACTTGCGGAGCTCATACGCTTCGTACGCCGCAACTCGCCTTTCTACCGTGACCTCTACGCCCACCTACCCTCCACAACTGACCGGCTCGCAGAACTGCCGCTGGTGCCTCAAGTCGATTTCTGGCGGGCCAACTCTCCAGGTGACAACAGGCTGCTGACCGCGCCGCTGCACGAGGCAGTCGTCTTCCGCAGCGGCGGCACGACGGGATCACCGAAGTTCTCCTTCTACACACGCACCGAATGGCGGGAGTTCACCACCGCCTTCGGCGCCGGACTCGTCAACGCCGGACTGCGGCCGGGCCACCGGGTCGCCGATCTCTTCTACGCGGGCGACCTGTACGCCAGTTTCAGCTTCGTCCTGGACTCGCTCCACCGGGCTCCCGTGGCCAACGTCCGCCTTCCCCTAGGGGGCGCGGCGCCCTGGGAGTCCACTGCCGCAACGCTTGAGGAGTTCCAGGTCCAGGTCGTCGCCGGAACCCCCACCACCCTCTGCTCGTTGGCCGAGCGCCTCGTCGCAGCCGGGCGTCAACTTCCACACGTGGAACTGCTGTTCTTCGGCGGCGAATGCCTCTTCGGTGACCAGCTCCCCCAGCTCCGGGCCGCGTTCCCGAAGGCCCGCGCACGCTCCCTCGGCTATGCGAGCGTGGACGCGGGACTGCTCGGGGAAGCGGTGCCCGGCGACGACCCCCGGGTGCACCGTGCCTTCACCCCGTACACGGTGGTCGAGATCCTCGACGACGACAGCGACCGTTCCGTCGCCGACAACCGCGTACCGGGGCGGCTGGTCGTCACCGATCTACGCCGAAGGCTCATGCCAGTGCTCCGCTACCCCGCCGGAGACCGGGCCGAATGGGTGGACCGGGAGGCCGGGGTCTTCCGCCTCCTCGGCCGTGCCGAGGAAGGCGTGCGGGTCGGTCCGGTGTCCCTCTACACCCAGGACGTCCACGACATCGTCACGGCCGCCGATGCCGCCGGTGAGGTGACCGGCCTGCAACTCGTGGTACAGCGCAGCAACGGTCGCGACGGTCTGGTGCTGAGACTGGCGACGGGCGAACCCGGCGACGGCAATTCCGCGCTGACGGACGCCGTCGCCGCCGCGGTCCTCGCCCAGCGCCCGCTCTACGCAAGCGCGACCGCTGCCGGCCATGTCAATCCGCTCACCGTCGAGCGGGTACGCCACCGGGACCTGGCCGTCAACTCCCGCACCGGGAAACTGATCCGCGTAGTCGACGAACGGCCCTGCTCATGA
- a CDS encoding transketolase family protein gives MDTMRDRFAPVVSQLLDENPRLAVVLAEIGKDGFREAMRRHSDRVLNVGIREQLLIGAAAGLALTGLRPVVHTFASFLVERPFEQVKLDLGHQGAGAVLVSAAASFDWPAGGFTHMAPGDVALLDTLDGWTVHVPGHPDEAETLLRHAVAAGDDKVYVRLSVQANQQGRMTDGAHFVTVRTGRRGVVAAVGPVLDAVLAATEGLDVTVLYATTVRPFDAAGLRRATAMAGTDVVLVEPYLAGTSATAVSTALSDVPHRVLGLGVSRRELRRYGTIEEHQAAHGLDARSLRERIGGFVGTDRVPVRV, from the coding sequence ATGGACACCATGCGTGACCGTTTCGCCCCCGTCGTCTCCCAACTGCTGGACGAGAATCCGCGACTCGCGGTCGTGCTCGCCGAGATCGGCAAGGACGGCTTCCGTGAGGCCATGCGCCGACACTCCGACCGGGTGCTGAACGTCGGGATCCGCGAACAGCTCCTCATCGGGGCGGCTGCGGGGCTGGCGCTCACCGGACTGCGGCCGGTCGTTCACACCTTCGCCTCGTTCCTCGTGGAGCGACCGTTCGAACAGGTCAAGCTGGATCTGGGGCACCAAGGCGCCGGAGCGGTACTGGTGAGCGCGGCCGCCTCCTTCGACTGGCCGGCCGGCGGCTTCACGCACATGGCCCCCGGTGACGTGGCGCTTCTCGACACCCTGGACGGCTGGACGGTGCATGTGCCCGGGCATCCCGACGAGGCCGAGACACTGCTGCGGCACGCGGTCGCCGCGGGCGACGACAAGGTGTACGTGCGGCTCTCCGTCCAGGCCAATCAGCAGGGCCGAATGACCGACGGTGCCCACTTCGTGACGGTCCGCACGGGCCGCCGCGGTGTGGTGGCCGCCGTCGGGCCGGTGCTGGACGCGGTCCTCGCCGCCACGGAGGGGCTGGACGTGACCGTGCTGTACGCGACGACCGTACGGCCCTTCGACGCGGCCGGGCTACGGCGGGCCACCGCAATGGCGGGCACCGACGTCGTACTCGTGGAGCCGTACCTCGCTGGGACGTCGGCGACGGCCGTGAGCACGGCGCTGTCCGACGTGCCGCACCGGGTGCTGGGCCTCGGCGTCAGCCGACGGGAACTGCGGCGGTACGGGACGATCGAGGAGCACCAGGCTGCGCACGGGCTCGACGCGCGGAGCCTGCGTGAGCGGATCGGCGGGTTCGTGGGAACGGACCGGGTCCCAGTGCGGGTGTGA
- a CDS encoding roadblock/LC7 domain-containing protein — MASDAPTAHASDLDWLLSGLVQRVPHTTSAVLLSCDGLVKSVHGLDPDSADHMAALASGLYSLGRSAGVRFGDGGDVRQVVVELDATLLFVTTAGSGTCLAVLAAREADAAVLGYEMAMLVKSVRPYLVTAPRQHAVEPTATRL; from the coding sequence ATGGCGAGCGACGCGCCGACCGCCCATGCATCCGACCTCGACTGGCTGTTGAGCGGCCTCGTGCAGCGCGTACCGCACACCACCAGCGCGGTGCTCCTGTCCTGCGACGGACTGGTGAAGTCCGTGCACGGCCTCGACCCCGACAGCGCCGACCACATGGCAGCCCTCGCCTCCGGCCTGTATTCACTGGGCCGCAGCGCGGGCGTCCGGTTCGGCGACGGCGGGGACGTCCGTCAGGTCGTCGTCGAACTCGACGCGACCCTGCTGTTCGTCACCACCGCTGGCTCCGGCACCTGCCTCGCCGTGCTCGCGGCCCGCGAGGCCGACGCGGCCGTGCTCGGCTACGAGATGGCCATGCTGGTCAAGAGCGTCCGCCCCTATCTCGTGACCGCGCCCCGGCAGCATGCCGTCGAACCCACGGCGACGAGGCTTTGA
- a CDS encoding transketolase, producing MTITSDNSRTYGYEDLPRLMGLMTGDEKHGPAATSTLDVLWVLYDRVLRVTPERRQDPSRDRFLLSKGHGPMAYYAVLAAKGFVPVEWLPGFGSYDSPLGHHPDRVRVPGAEIGSGSLGHGLPIAVGSALGLRAQGLHDPAIWVLIGDAELDEGSNHEAIAFAGPAGLERLHTVVVDNSSASHALPGGIAARFEAAGWSAVTVDGRDQEALYAACTAPHPGRPHVVVARVEPKST from the coding sequence ATGACGATCACCTCGGACAACAGCCGTACGTACGGCTATGAGGACCTGCCCCGGTTGATGGGGCTGATGACCGGCGACGAGAAGCACGGTCCGGCGGCCACGTCCACGCTCGACGTGTTGTGGGTGCTGTACGACCGGGTGCTCCGGGTCACGCCGGAGCGGAGACAGGACCCCAGCCGGGACCGTTTCCTGCTGAGCAAGGGGCACGGGCCGATGGCGTACTACGCGGTGCTGGCCGCGAAGGGGTTTGTGCCGGTCGAGTGGCTGCCCGGTTTCGGCTCGTACGACTCCCCTCTCGGGCACCACCCGGACCGCGTTCGGGTACCGGGGGCCGAGATCGGCAGCGGGTCGCTCGGGCACGGGCTCCCGATCGCCGTGGGAAGTGCGCTGGGACTGCGCGCACAGGGACTGCACGATCCGGCGATCTGGGTGCTGATCGGGGACGCCGAACTGGACGAGGGAAGCAACCACGAGGCCATCGCCTTCGCCGGACCCGCCGGCCTGGAGCGCCTGCACACCGTCGTGGTCGACAACTCCTCCGCCAGCCATGCGCTGCCCGGTGGGATCGCCGCCCGGTTCGAGGCAGCGGGCTGGTCCGCGGTGACCGTCGACGGACGCGACCAGGAGGCCCTGTACGCCGCGTGCACCGCACCCCATCCGGGCCGGCCGCACGTGGTCGTGGCCCGGGTCGAGCCGAAGAGCACCTGA
- a CDS encoding MmcQ/YjbR family DNA-binding protein has translation MPDADDVRRIALSLPGTTEKTAWSMPTFRVAGKMFATLPEDETSIAVRCPKDERDELALAEPEKFWIAGHEAQFAWVRARLAALEDEDELRDILADSWRQAAPPRLLDAHPELGLPPGR, from the coding sequence ATGCCGGATGCTGACGACGTACGCCGTATTGCCCTGTCCCTGCCGGGCACCACCGAGAAGACCGCCTGGAGCATGCCCACGTTCCGGGTGGCCGGGAAGATGTTCGCGACTCTGCCCGAGGACGAGACCTCCATCGCCGTGCGCTGTCCCAAGGACGAACGCGACGAACTGGCGCTGGCAGAGCCGGAGAAGTTCTGGATCGCCGGCCACGAGGCTCAGTTCGCCTGGGTGAGAGCGAGACTCGCGGCACTGGAGGACGAGGACGAACTGCGGGACATCCTGGCCGACTCCTGGCGGCAGGCCGCTCCGCCTCGGCTCCTGGACGCCCACCCCGAACTGGGATTGCCGCCAGGGCGGTGA